TGTAGGGGAACTGCTCGGTAGCCGGCAGCATCGGACGGATGGCGCGCCATGCGAGCTTGCCGTGACCGATTTCGCGGCGGCCCGGCGAGCCCATGCGGCCCGTCTCACCGACCGAGTAGGGCGGGAAGTTGTAGTGAAGGAGGAACGTCTCCTTGTACATGCCGGTCAGCGCGTCGACATACTGCTCGTCTTCGCCGGTGCCCAGCGTGGCGACAACGATCGCCTGGGTCTCGCCGCGGGTGAACAGGGCCGAACCGTGGGTGCGCGGCAGGATGCCGACTTCCGATTCGATGCGGCGGACGGTCGAGAGATCGCGGCCGTCGATACGCGCGGAGGTGTCGAGGATGTTCCAGCGCACGATCTTGGCCTGGAGTTCCTTGAACACGGTCGCGACCTGCTCGGGCGAATACTTCGCTTCCTCGCCCTCGGCCGGGGTGAAGGCAGCCTTGACCTTGGCCTTGGCGGCGTCGACAGCGGCGTAACGGGCCTGCTTATCGGTGATCTTGTAGGCGGCGCGCAGATCAGCCTCGGCAACGCCGAGCATGTCCTTCTCCAGGTCGCCGAAGGACGGCGGGGTGAAATCGCGCGGGTCCTTGGCAGCAACTTCAGCGAGCTTGATGATCGCGTCGAGCACCGGCTGGAAGCCCTTGTGGCCGAACATGACGGCCCCGAGCATAACGTCTTCCGGCAGTTCCTTGGCTTCCGACTCGACCATCAGAACGGCATCGCCCGTACCGGCGACGACGAGGTCGAGCTTGGATTCCTGCATCTCGTCGATGTGCGGGTTCAGAACGTATTCGCCGTTGATGTAGCCGACGCGGGCGCCGCCGATCGGGCCCATGAACGGTACGCCAGACAGGGTCAGCGCGGCCGAGGTGGCAACGATCGACAGGATGTCCGGATCGTTCTCGAGGTCGTGCTGCACGACGGTGACGACAACCTGCGTGTCGTTCTTGTAGCCGTCGGCGAAGAGCGGACGGATCGGGCGGTCGATGAGGCGGGAAACCAGGGTTTCCTTCTCGCTCGGACGGCCTTCACGCTTGAAATAGCCACCCGGGATCTTGCCGGCGGCGTAGGTCTTTTCCTGATAGTTGACGGTCAGCGGGAAGAAGTCGAAGCCCGGCTTCGGCTCCTTGGCCGAAACGACTGTGGCCAGAACGACGGTCTCGCCATAGGTGGCGAGCACGGCGCCGTCGGCCTGGCGGGCGATCTTGCCGGTTTCCAGGATGAGCGGACGGCCGCCCCATTCGATTTCGACTTTGTGGTAATTGAACATATCTTGTCCTTCATATGCGGAAGGGGCCGCGCCATACGATCATGCGCGACGCCCCCTTCCTGGCTTCCTTTCTCGGGCAGCCACGGGCAAGACAACGGGAGGCTTGAATATGTGCGGGCCACGCCCGAGCCAAGCATCCTGCAATCCTGCCCCATGACCGTCCACGGGCGGTTTCATGCGGCCCTCTGCCAGATGAAACCGGGCCGGGCCTTTCAGGGCCCGAATGCGCGACCGGCGGACCCTCCGAGAGGGTCCGCCGGCCAATTCGTCAGCGGCGCAGACCGAGCTTGTCGATCAGCGTCTGATAGCGTGCGTCATCCTTGCGCTTGAGATAGTCAAGCAGGCTGCGACGCTGGGAAACGAGGGCGAGCAGGCCACGACGGGAGTGGTTGTCCTTCTTGTGGTCCTTGAAGTGCTCGGTGAGGTTCTTGATGCGCTCGGAAAGGATTGCAACCTGGACTTCCGGCGAGCCGGTATCACCCTTGGCGGTTGCGAATTCGGTCATCAGTTCCGATTTGCGTTCAGCAGTAATCGACATCGTATTTTCCTTTCTAAAGGGAGGAAACGAGGCGCCCATAGCCGGGATGTCGTCCAGCAAGGGTCAATGATCATCACGCAGTCCGGCGCGATGTTGCGGCGCGTATAGTGCAAATGATCGCAAAAAGCCAGCCCATATTCACATGGCTGCCTTGAGCCGGGGGCGTGACGCGCCCTGCCCCTACAGCCACTTCTTCCATTTGAAGAAAGAGATCAGGCCGAACGCGATCGCGGCCATGAAAACCAGCGCGGCCGGGTAGCCATAGCGAGAATGCAGCTCCGGCATGTTCCAGGGCGACGATGCCGGGTCGAAATTCATGCCCCACACGCCGACCAGGAAGGTCAGTGGGATGAAGATCGCCGAAACGATGGTCAGCAGGCTGATGACCTCGTTGGTGCGTGCCTGGCTGAGCGAAAGATGCATCTCGATCAGCCCGGTCGTCATGTCGCGCTGGGTTTCCACCTGCTCAATCAGGCGAAGCGCGTGGTCCAGCGTGTCATTGAGAAATATCTTGGTCTCGGCCTTCACATAGGCGGCGTCGCTGCGGATCAGCGTGGCCAATGCGTCGCGCAGCGGCCACAGCGCACCCTTCAAGACGCCGGTACGCCGGCGCAGCTGGTGCAATTGTTGCATCTGCTGTTTCTGCGGGCCGCGCATCATGTCGTCCTCGACCCTGTCGATGATGTCGCTCGATGCATCCACCGCGGGGAAATAGCTGTCGACCACGGCATCGATGAGCGCATAGGCAAGATAGTCGGCGCCGCGCGAGCGCAGGCGGCTGGGTGCGGTGGAGGCGATGCGTTTGCGCACCGGGTCGAACGGATCGCCCTCACGCTCCTGGAAGGTGATGACGAACTTCTTTCCGAAGAAAACCGACACCTGTTCGTAGCGGTTGGTGGCGACGTCGTCGATCATCGAGATGACGACGAAGGCATGATCCTCGAAGAAATCCACCTTCGGCCGCTGGCCGGTGTTGACCACATCCTCCAAGGCCAGCGGGTGCAGGTCGAAGATGCGGCCGATCTCCTCGATCAGCGCGATGTTGGCAAGGCCGACGCAGTCGAGCCAGATCAGCGGCCATTTCTCGCAATGGACGGTGAGGTCGTCGATGCTGGCATTGGCGATGGTTTCGACCTTGTCGGGCGACATCAGCGTCAGACGGAGCTCGCTGCGATGCGCCGCCGGATCGGCGATCAATGTGCCCGGAGAAGCACCGGCCGGCACACGCCGTGCGGATCGCGCTACATGAAGCGAAGCGGTCTCAGCCTTTGCCATCCGGGCCTCGTGCGAATCCTGACGCGGAGATTATCGGGCACGCCTCAACCGGCAAAGACCCGCTTGGGCTTGAACATGCCCTGCTCGATGGCGCCGATGGCGACCAGCTTGCCGCGCGCGGTGGCGCAGGCTTCCTCGGCCTCGACCGGGGCGTCGCGCCCACGCACGATCACTGGATTGCCGAGCCTGATCTTGGAGGCCGCCTCATCGGAGATAGCCACTTGCGGCAGGCATTCCAGCGCCGCCGCCGTGTCGATCAGGAATGCATCGAGCGCCGCGAAGCGGTCGACGCCGGAAAACGGCGCATCCTCGCCTTCGCTGACCGGCGGCAACGCTGCCTCCAATTCCGCGACAGTGACGAAATCTTCCGACGTGAACGGATCGACTTCGGTGCGGCGCAGGTCAGCGATATGGCCAAAGCAGCCGAGATCGCGGCCCATGTCGCGCGCCAGCGACCGCACATAGGTGCCCTTGCCGCATTCGACCTCGAAGATAGTGCGGTCGGCGCCGTGTTCGACAATATCCAGACGCCCGATTTCCACTTCGCGCGCCGGTATCTCGACGGTCTCGCCTTCACGGGCGAGGTCATAAGCGCGCTCGCCGGCGATCTTGATGGCGGAGAACTGCGGCGGCGTCTGCATGATGACGCCGATGTAGTTGGGCAGCAGGGCGCGGATGTCGGCCTCGGAGGGGCGCGTCTCGGAGGTCTTCGTCACCGGGCCTTCGAGGTCGTCGGTCGAGCGTTCCTCGCCCCAGGCGACCGCAAAGCGATAAATCTTGGCACCGTCCTGCACATAAGGAACGGTTTTCGTGGCATCGCCCAGCGCGATCGGCAGCATGCCGGAGGCAAGCGGGTCGAGCGTACCGGCATGGCCGGCCTTTTCGGCCTGGAACAGCCATTTGACCTTCGATACCGCCTCGGTCGAGCCCATGCCGACCGGCTTGTCCAGGATCAGCCAGCCGGAGATCGGCCGGCCCTTTTTCTTGCCGCGACGCGCCATTATTTGTCATTCCCTTCGTCGCTGTCGCTCTCGCCATGACCGAGGTCGCGCGCCACCTGCGGCGAGTGCAACAGCTCGTTGATCTTGGAGAAATTGTCGTAGCTGGTATCCAGCCGGAAGCGGAATTCCGGCATGTATTTCATCTGGCGCAGCGCGCCCGAGACGCGGCCGCGTACGAACTTCGCATGCTTGTTCA
The genomic region above belongs to Mesorhizobium terrae and contains:
- the rpsO gene encoding 30S ribosomal protein S15, with product MSITAERKSELMTEFATAKGDTGSPEVQVAILSERIKNLTEHFKDHKKDNHSRRGLLALVSQRRSLLDYLKRKDDARYQTLIDKLGLRR
- the pnp gene encoding polyribonucleotide nucleotidyltransferase — its product is MFNYHKVEIEWGGRPLILETGKIARQADGAVLATYGETVVLATVVSAKEPKPGFDFFPLTVNYQEKTYAAGKIPGGYFKREGRPSEKETLVSRLIDRPIRPLFADGYKNDTQVVVTVVQHDLENDPDILSIVATSAALTLSGVPFMGPIGGARVGYINGEYVLNPHIDEMQESKLDLVVAGTGDAVLMVESEAKELPEDVMLGAVMFGHKGFQPVLDAIIKLAEVAAKDPRDFTPPSFGDLEKDMLGVAEADLRAAYKITDKQARYAAVDAAKAKVKAAFTPAEGEEAKYSPEQVATVFKELQAKIVRWNILDTSARIDGRDLSTVRRIESEVGILPRTHGSALFTRGETQAIVVATLGTGEDEQYVDALTGMYKETFLLHYNFPPYSVGETGRMGSPGRREIGHGKLAWRAIRPMLPATEQFPYTLRVVSEITESNGSSSMATVCGTSLALMDAGVPLQKPVAGIAMGLIKEGERFAVLSDILGDEDHLGDMDFKVAGTTNGITALQMDIKIDGITEEIMKVALGQAKDGRLHILGEMGKALSGARSELGEFAPRIEVMHIPTDKIRDVIGSGGKVIREIVEKTGAKINIEDDGTVKIASSNAKEIEAAKKWIHTIVAEPEVGEIYEGTVVKTADFGAFVNFFGPKDGLVHISQLSNERVGKTSDVVKEGDKVWVKLMGFDERGKVRLSMKVVDQATGKEIVREKKAEGEETAA
- the corA gene encoding magnesium/cobalt transporter CorA — translated: MAKAETASLHVARSARRVPAGASPGTLIADPAAHRSELRLTLMSPDKVETIANASIDDLTVHCEKWPLIWLDCVGLANIALIEEIGRIFDLHPLALEDVVNTGQRPKVDFFEDHAFVVISMIDDVATNRYEQVSVFFGKKFVITFQEREGDPFDPVRKRIASTAPSRLRSRGADYLAYALIDAVVDSYFPAVDASSDIIDRVEDDMMRGPQKQQMQQLHQLRRRTGVLKGALWPLRDALATLIRSDAAYVKAETKIFLNDTLDHALRLIEQVETQRDMTTGLIEMHLSLSQARTNEVISLLTIVSAIFIPLTFLVGVWGMNFDPASSPWNMPELHSRYGYPAALVFMAAIAFGLISFFKWKKWL
- the truB gene encoding tRNA pseudouridine(55) synthase TruB encodes the protein MARRGKKKGRPISGWLILDKPVGMGSTEAVSKVKWLFQAEKAGHAGTLDPLASGMLPIALGDATKTVPYVQDGAKIYRFAVAWGEERSTDDLEGPVTKTSETRPSEADIRALLPNYIGVIMQTPPQFSAIKIAGERAYDLAREGETVEIPAREVEIGRLDIVEHGADRTIFEVECGKGTYVRSLARDMGRDLGCFGHIADLRRTEVDPFTSEDFVTVAELEAALPPVSEGEDAPFSGVDRFAALDAFLIDTAAALECLPQVAISDEAASKIRLGNPVIVRGRDAPVEAEEACATARGKLVAIGAIEQGMFKPKRVFAG